One Phragmites australis chromosome 23, lpPhrAust1.1, whole genome shotgun sequence DNA window includes the following coding sequences:
- the LOC133906637 gene encoding uncharacterized protein LOC133906637: MEKARRRHVPAFGEWNYYSSPEEPQLPPSTGAVPDWWYAPEPEACSDVWFRYSPPPRKPAPKKVSRPEVAPEKLYYNGGKESVPVERVRTADSGRAQRAPAKGTRRIVRPVDEDLYQVPPTEFVSQRPRRKREGRSLWMGCLGINCVS, translated from the exons ATGGAGAAGGCGAGGCGGCGTCACGTGCCGGCGTTCGGGGAGTGGAACTACTACTCCTCCCCGGAGGAGCCGCAGCTGCCGCCTTCCACCGGCGCAGTGCCCGACTGGTGGTACGCGCCGGAGCCAGAGGCATGCAGCGACGTCTGGTTCAGGtactcgccgccgccgcgcaagCCAGCGCCAAAGAAGGTCAGTAGGCCGGAAGTCGCGCCGGAGAAGCTTTACTACAACGGCGGGAAGGAGAGCGTGCCGGTCGAGCGAGTGCGGACGGCCGACTCAGGTCGGGCGCAGCGCGCACCGGCGAAGGGCACCCGCAGGATTGTGAGGCCCGTGGATGAGGACCTGTACCAGGTGCCCCCAACGGAGTTTGTCTCACAACGGCCAAGACGG aagagagaggggaggagcCTGTGGATGGGTTGCTTGGGCATCAACTGCGTCTCCTGA